The Pochonia chlamydosporia 170 chromosome 1, whole genome shotgun sequence genome window below encodes:
- a CDS encoding acyl-CoA dehydrogenase (similar to Neosartorya fischeri NRRL 181 XP_001261602.1), whose product METTGFTENQLLVRESINQICSQFPSSYWQEHDQNEQDPKEFHAAIAKGGWLGIALPESLGGAGLGISEATMMMQTITESGAGMAGAQAIHANVYATQPLAKFGTEEQLAETIPNIISGKWRTCFGVTEPNAGLNTLALSTTAQKTSDGYSITGQKIWITCAQVASKMILLARTTPRDQVKKPSEGLSLFCIDLDRDRPGLELRRIKKMGGRAVDANEVFFDNYDIPSSALIGEEGRGFKMILHGMNAERCLLAGEALGLGYAALSKAASYARERVVFERPIGMNQGVAHPLADAYVKLEAAKLATYHAARLYDQSKHDGNVKQDAVGVAANSAKYVAAEAAFTACERAVLAHGGMGYPRRSRRLEPAPAPEASVSLSPARTVDTNVRPSSSIAGGDSYLPDAEPRSSPPVHDDITADDNHATTSAPSAPGTLFFGESNFLTLVPGNEAAALGGTGNTPNQKPRLTFPIPGSPGSQSQVEGAGISASTMRYLRDEGALTLPDLQTCLPALQAYFTWFHPSFPILDRAEVTRRLAAMDISRFLLQAVLFIGATYCDDATILDMGFTDRSEAKRVLYTRARLLFHADWEKDEMILIQSIFLMSFWRGGPADVRDVRYWLGVVITLSESYGLHRSPRSISKGTHMNRMRRRIWWSIYVRERQVAAALGLPSRIRDEDCDIEPLSATDLESEALSANNQLFGSCQPEHITYTIKMVEIARLLGRVIDLHFAPGKRASTAGDVQDLDNALEAWKDSLPDSMKYATDEGSESVWTCLLHLAYNHLRILIHRNSFLRHGEGDKNNQVTAAACRISRIAEDMSTHGTLRYGQMHLITSLFAALCIHVISIRRGMGVSRRIAEHRAQMCLLCLKEIQKYWRINNNVLDLFLQYLDRSIAERLHAAQTDGSGADAAAGSKRQDPFVGSNGDAAGDAARGDPMLSQTAEQQRSQDELFQDQYFNLVNGHWEGDDALGDLGLFLQADDFSPVKGLNFLGRSL is encoded by the exons ATGGAGACAACTGGCTTCACAGAGAACCAACTCCTGGTGCGAGAGTCAATAAATCAAATATGCTCCCAATTCCCAAGCTCATACTGGCAAGAACACGATCAAAATGAGCAAGACCCTAAGGAGTTCCACGCCGCAATCGCCAAAGGGGGCTGGCTAGGCATCGCTCTCCCAGAATCACTCGGCGGCGCAGGCCTTGGAATATCCGAAGCAACTATGATGATGCAGACAATCACCGAGTCGGGAGCCGGTATGGCAGGAGCACAAGCTATTCACGCCAATGTCTACGCGACGCAACCGTTGGCCAAGTTCGGCACGGAGGAACAGCTCGCAGAAACAATCCCCAACATCATATCAGGAAAATGGCGAACCTGTTTCGGAGTGACAGAACCAAACGCAGGGCTCAACACCCTCGCGCTATCAACCACAGCTCAAAAGACTAGCGACGGGTACAGCATCACCGGCCAAAAGATTTGGATTACATGCGCACAAGTAGCGTCAAAGATGATACTTCTGGCTCGCACCACGCCCAGAGACCAAGTCAAGAAGCCAAGTGAAGGGCTCTCCTTATTCTGTATTGACCTAGATCGCGATAGACCCGGCCTGGAGCTGCGTCGAATCAAGAAAATGGGCGGCCGGGCCGTAGACGCAAACGAAGTGTTTTTCGACAACTACGACATCCCATCTTCTGCCCTAAtaggagaagaagggcgaggaTTCAAGATGATTCTTCATGGAATGAATGCAGAGAGATGTCTATTAGCCGGCGAAGCTCTGGGACTTGGATATGCAGCACTATCAAAAGCTGCGTCGTACGCACGAGAACGAGTCGTGTTTGAAAGGCCCATTGGCATGAATCAAGGTGTTGCGCACCCCTTGGCGGATGCATATGTTAAGCTCGAAGCGGCGAAGTTGGCGACATATCATGCTGCAAGGCTGTATGACCAAAGCAAGCATGATGGTAACGTCAAACAAgatgctgttggtgttgcggcTAATAGCGCCAAGTATGTTGCTGCAGAGGCGGCATTCACAGCTTGTGAGAGAGCTGTTCTTGCACACGGGGGAATGGG ATATCCACGCCGGTCTCGCCGTTTGGAACCGGCTCCTGCACCGGAGGCAAGCGTATCATTAAGTCCGGCACGAACCGTTGACACCAACGTGCGACCGTCGTCTAGCATCGCTGGCGGTGATTCCTATCTACCAGACGCAGAACCTAGATCCAGTCCGCCTGTCCACGACGACATAACCGCCGACGACAACCATGCGACAACTTCAGCACCATCCGCCCCAGGCACCTTGTTCTTCGGAGAGTCAAACTTCCTGACCCTCGTCCCTGGTAACGAGGCAGCTGCCCTCGGAGGCACAGGAAACACTCCCAACCAAAAACCTCGACTCACATTTCCCATCCCCGGAAGCCCGGGTTCACAATCGCAAGTTGAAGGCGCAGGAATAAGCGCCAGTACCATGCGCTACCTTCGAGATGAAGGCGCCCTCACACTTCCCGATCTGCAGACGTGTCTGCCTGCTCTCCAGGCGTACTTTACCTGGTTTCACCCCAGTTTCCCGATTCTAGATCGCGCAGAGGTGACGAGACGACTGGCAGCTATGGATATCTCTCGCTTCTTACTACAGGCCGTGCTGTTTATAGGGGCTACGTACTGCGACGACGCGACGATCTTGGATATGGGATTCACGGATCGGTCTGAAGCTAAGCGCGTTCTGTACACGAGAGCGAGATTACTGTTCCATGCGGACTGGGAAAAGGACGAGATGATACTGATACAGTCGATTTTTCTTATGAGCTTCTGGCGCGGTGGACCTGCTGATGTTCGTGATGTGAGGTACTGGCTGGGCGTGGTGATTACACTGTCTGAGTCGTATGGGCTGCATAGATC GCCGAGATCAATTTCAAAAGGCACGCATATGAATCGGATGCGACGGAGAATATGGTGGTCCATATAC GTGCGAGAACGTCAAGTAGCCGCTGCACTTGGACTACCAAGTCGTATCAGAGACGAGGACTGCGACATCGAGCCTCTCAGTGCGACTGACCTCGAGTCCGAGGCATTGAGTGCTAATAACCAGTTGTTTGGGTCTTGCCAGCCCGAGCACATTACATATACTATAAAGATGGTTGAAATCGCTAGATTAC TCGGTCGTGTGATTGACCTACACTTTGCCCCCGGCAAGCGAGCCTCCACTGCCGGCGACGTCCAAGACCTCGACAATGCTTTAGAAGCATGGAAGGACAGTCTACCAGATAGCATGAAGTACGCAACAGACGAAGGCAGCGAGTCCGTCTGGACATGTCTCCTACACTTGGCATACAA CCACCTCCGAATCTTAATACACAGAAACAGCTTCCTCCGTCACGGAGAAGgcgacaagaacaaccaAGTCACCGCAGCCGCCTGTCGAATAAGTCGCATCGCAGAAGACATGTCCACACACGGCACCCTCCGTTACGGCCAAATGCATCT GATCACGAGTCTCTTCGCAGCGCTATGCATCCACGTCATAAGTATACGTCGAGGAATGGGCGTGTCAAGACGCATTGCAGAGCACAGAGCCCAAATGTGTCTGCTGTGTCTGAAGGAGATCCAAAAGTACTGGAggatcaacaacaatgtgCTTGATTTGTTTCTGCAGTACCTCGATCGATCTATCGCCGAGCGGTTGCATGCAGCTCAGACGGATGGCTCAGGGGCAGACGCGGCAGCTGGGTCGAAGCGACAGGATCCTTTTGTCGGTAGTAATGGTGATGcggctggtgatgctgccagAGGGGATCCGATGTTATCGCAGACTGCTGAACAGCAGCGCAGTCAGGACGAGTTGTTTCAAGATCAGTACTTTAATTTGGTGAATGGCCATTGGGAGGGCGATGATGCGTTGGGAGATTTGGGTTTGTTTTTGCAGGCGGATGATTTTTCGCCAGTCAAGGGGCTTAATTTCCTCGGTCGGTCGCTGTAG